ATCATTTTCGAATCTTCCTCGACTGATTTATAGATGTACGCCAATAGTGATTCTCGCAACGTGGGTTTAGCTGAGTGGCAGTTTCGAATCAGATACTTAATTGGAactattttttttgattcGTTGCCCATTTTCACTGGTCTCAGGTTGTGGACGTTCCTTTCGAAAGAATCAAGGTCTAGTTCCACAAACACAACGACATAAGAGTCTGTAAGTATTCCCTTGTCAGTCTTGAAATAAAGCATCTCGCAGATTAGCTGTTTCATTATTTCCTTTTGATCTGAAAAAATGCTTCTTATTCCGTCTAATGGCTTGCCATTATAGTCAGGCAATAGAGGATACTTTTTAACCTCTGTAACACAATACACTAGGCTCCCTTTACTAATAACTATGTCAGTTCGACACATGAAGTCGACAATAAGAGGTAAAGGTCGGTGCCATGTAGCTGGTCGTTCAGTCTCAACTTTCGTTACAATGTCTAAAGcaattttcaacattttACATATTGGGCGAATCAAATATGTAATAAAAGCGTCTCGAAAGGGTCCTTCTAAAGCCCCTTCTAGTGGAATCAATTCGTATTCATGGAAAGCAAAACCTGTAAGGGCGTTTGACAAATGTTTATCCTCCATTCGAAGGAAAAGTTCCCTTATAGTGATGACTACTTCGTCGTCCCCCATTTctatcaaataattgttaCTGCACCTAAAATAGGGAAACTGTTTAATGTAATGATTGGAGCTTCCTTTGCTACCACTACTCgagaaattattcatattgtCTATTTCATATTCACACATAGGAAGCGACAAAATGAGCTTGAATAGCCTCTTAACGTGCTGTGGGTAGCCAAGTTCTAAGAGTGCTAAAAATCTCAGATATTGAGATTCAACACTTGGGACAAAGCCTGCTGCTTCTTGATTATCTACTTTAAATATCTCTTGAATTAGAATCCGATAATCCACTGTCATCACTCCCCAACCTTGATAGAAATCACGATAATCGTACATctctaattcatcttcaacgCATTTAGACATTGCGAGATACAATGGATGCTGTGAAACTAGATCCCTGGAAGCTTCATTCATAGCTACTTCATTGCGATTAAATTATCTTCCTAAATACTTCTCCATATTATACTActtctattatatattgaatCTGAAACATATTACATATTATGCTATACATTATATGCACCACTAAAATGAAGCATTAGTGATTGGTTGCACAGCAGTTTCTCATTCAGGAAGGTGTAGGGGGATGAACTATATTGGCTTGCTGATTCATGCCATCCACCAATTACTCAAGCTCGAACTGGCACAACAAATGCGAATCGTTCCACTAGCACAATTTTTACGAGATTCACCTACATTACTCCTtcataattcatcaaaatatattactaACGATTCTAATATacaagaaataaatgataCATGCACCCCTATGATCTTTCACCCCTTAATCTTCTGGCCAATTGGATGTCCTTCTTTTGGATAGTCACCCTCTTGGCGTGGATAGCACACAAGTTTGTATCTTCGAATAACGACACCAAGTAAGCTTCAACGGATTCTTGTAAAGCACCAATGGCGGAGGATTGGAATCTCAAGTCGGTCTTGAAATCTTGGGCAATTTCTCTGACTAATCTTTGGAATGGCAACTTTCTGATCAATAATTCAGTAGACTTTTGGaatcttctaatttctCTTAAAGCAACGGTACCTGGCTTATATCTGTGAGGCTTCTTGACACCACCGGTAGATGGAGCAGACTTTCTGGCAGCCTTGGAAGCTAATTGCTTTCTTGGGGCTTTACCACCAGTGGATTTTCTAGCTGTTTGCTTGGTTCTAGCCATCTTAGtttatgaataatatagtataatataaaatataatataagataagatataatataagataaaattataattcaagaTGCTCGCTCctatatatacaaaatgTTCAACTATTAGtgctaataatatatcagTATATTCTGCGCGGATTGTATGTTTGCTTATGTTTGCGTATGTTTGGGAATGTTTATTTGTGCGAGACAGAGGGTTTTCCACGGTTTCCGCCCTGTTTACCCTACTTCTCCCCGGCCAGTAACCACACTTTTGGTGCATTTAGCGAGCCCTGCCGTTTGTTTACCTCGTCACGTTCGATTTTCTGTCGCTTTTCCATCGCTTTTCTATCGCACTTTATCGCACTTTATCGCATTTCTTGTCTTCTTCCCCATAACGTAAACAAACAAACAGTGCGAAAAGCTCATCAGTGCTGTACTGAAAACTGCAACTGCCCCCGGTAATACACAGCACCCCATTTAGACGGTTCGCGACCGCGCAAACGTCACGATCCGCCATTTCTGCTTCCACGCTTAACTTACTCCAGTATTATTGCGACCGGAAAAGACACGATATGGGTGCGAGTAAATGGGTGAGATATTGCCTTTGTTTAGTGTGGAATATGTAATGAGCAAATTGAGATATCTgcttgaatatttttatcatcccttatatatatataaggCCGCactttaaaattattagaaaattattccttatattaatatatttaattaatatatcttaatatactaatataataataataatataaaatgtCCGGTAGAGGAAAAGGAGGAAAAGGTTTAGGAAAAGGTGGTGCCAAGCGTCACAGAAAGATCTTAAGAGATAACATTCAAGGTATTACCAAGCCAGCTATCAGAAGATTGGCCAGAAGAGGTGGTGTTAAGCGTATTTCCGGGTTGATTTACGAAGAAGTTAGAGGAGTCTTAAAGACCTTCTTGGAAAATGTCATCAGAGATGCAGTTACATACACAGAACACGCCAAGAGAAAGACTGTTACTTCATTGGATGTTGTTTATGCTTTGAAGAGACAAGGTAGAACCTTGTACGGTTTCGGGGGTTAGTTTTATACGATCAATATATGGGTTTATGTTATGAAAGGCATTGTAGGATGTAGAGTAGACTGGAGGTCTAAAATAGACTGGGGACGATATGAATAGGTTGATTAGGGGCCTGAAAATTGGAATGGTTTCTATGTGTTCTATATGGGTATTATATAGGTACTATTTGCTCTATTTGGGTATAATTTCGGCATGATATCTCTGTATGTATTCTATCTATGTAGTCTAGGACcatccttcttcttctgacTATCTATGGTGGCGATTCATTTCATATCGCTCGGGTCAACACCTCACCTGGCTGGTACAACACCAGTTCCACCTGCGTTTCTGTCATCCCCTTCACAAGCACATGGAGATGCGAGATTGTCTTCACCGACTGCAACGCCTCCCAATTCTTAAACCACACGATGTTCTTGCGGTCGATGCCCATCCCATCCACAAACGTCTTGCAGACGTATTTTTCGATGATTTCTCTCGTGGCAGGCGAAATGTCCCCGATGGGTGACGTCTCGTCCGGCTCGATCCGCAACTTTGTCCACACACACATGTGCATCACATCGTCCTCAAAATAGTACGGAAAGTGGTTGGGTACGATTTTCAAGTCATCTTTGTGGGTAAATAACTTGTAGCTAGCAGGACTAATGACTATCTGGTTGTCGGGAACCGCATTTCGAATAACCTCATCCCAGCTCATACCTCCATTCTCCTTAGGATCGTACCATTTCAACTCGTTGCTCAACAAGTGCTTGAAAATCGTAGTATGGTTTTTCTGGAGCTGTGCTTTAAAGCTATGGTAGTTTTCCGTCTGCTGCAACGACCGGGCAAATTTTTCGAGTCTATTCTCTCCAACAATCTCCTTCACCTCCTCCCACGTATATTCTTTGTCTCTAATTTTAGATGGTGGCATTCCTGGTGTGTGAACAACTCTGATTTTAATGTGAGTATCAGTTTTCGTAGTAATCATTGCGAAACTTCTTATTTGTCACTCTTTAGTGTACAGTTACCAAAATGCCCTCTTTTTTTGGGATTTTGTTAGACAAATATCTTTAAAATAACCAGGGATACTCCCGTTATCACATCGGAAGGTATGGGATGCccacaatatatataagtaCAAGATTTAGTGACAAACCAGTTGGTTACATTATCGATGTTACATTCTGCAAAAATGCAACCAGAACGCTCGTGGTCTTCTCGGCTTTTGTGTCATAATACCCGATTTTTCACTATCTTGACATTATTGTTCACTATACTATAAACGATTGCAAGAAACCGGAACCAAATTTATCGGTTTAAGACACGTAGAATGGCTGTccataaattaataatattacgTCACGGAGAATCGGAATGGAATCATGAAAACAGGTTCTGTGGGTGGATCGATATACCATTAAGTGAAAAGGGCCGGGATGAGGCCAAGTTTGCTGGCCACTTGATTCAAAAGTACAATCTTAAACCAACAATTACTTACACATCGAAATTGACGAGATCGATACAGACAGGCGACATTATTCTCGAAGAATTGGGCCGGTTGTGGTGCGATGTTGTGAAGACATGGAGGTTGAATGAAAGACACTACGGGGCATTCCAAGGGAGAGATAAGAACGAGGTGTACCGTGAATTGGGCGCGGAAAAGTACCAGTATATCAGAAGAAACTACAACGGGACACCACCACCAATGGAAACTCAATATAAGGATGATTGTATCGATGAGAGGTACGAAGTGGATGATGTTGATATTGCAGATCTTCCACGAGGCGAATCGTTGAAGTTAGTGATGGAGAGAGTGATTCCGTATTTACGGAAGGAAATTGTTGAAGGAAGCTTAATTGGCGACAATAAGACGGTGCTTGTGGTAACACACGGAAGTATAGTGAGGAGCGTGATTAAGTATTTCAAGGGTGTGAGTGATGCTGATATCTCGAAGATCAACGTTCCTACCGGGGTTCCGATGGTGTTTGAATTGGATGACGATTGTAACATGGTGAAGGACTACTACTATCTTGATCCAGAGTTGGCAAAGAAAGGAATTGAGAAGGTAAGCAACGAGGGCACCAAAAAATAGCCCGAATGCCAACGTTCCGAAACTTAGAATATAGACTATTGTTCTAGAATAATCCGAGAAAATTAATGTGctataatatcaataccGGTATTCTGGGATAACCACGATCTCCTAATCTCTTAGATAACCACAACATACATAAGAAGTAAGCGAATGGTAAGGTTAAGAGTTGCAAGGTGATTTCATAAAGATATAGCAAGACTAAGGCTTTCACGTAGGAGCTGTCACTTATAGAGTACTtaatagaattatattatatttatcatttatGTCTAAACACTTTAACTTTCGCAACTTATATGGTTAAACAGGGTTtactaataaataaatacgGTAACATTCATGCCGTATACCCGTCTACATTCAGAGACAGAAAAGTTTAAATCTCCGACTCGCACCGTTGATGTCGGCTTCCACGGCTGTAAATACGGTTTTAACGGACCAGTGACTGATACCGGTTATAAGCTTATTTCCTTTATCTAGGCACACATACATAATAAATGCCTACATATTGGAGGTATCGTTAATTCCCTTGATAGAACTGCATCTCGGAGTCTACTTTAATTCCGGATTCTTAATAGGACTACGTACTGactatataataaaacaagaattcctttcatttgaaaacaAATCATAATTACTACTTACAGGttatcaattaatcaatataaattaaataagaaaatGGCAGCTACTTGGAATGAAtctgataaagaaaaaatgaaCCCTTTagttgaattcttcaacaagGGTTTAAGAAGTCCTGTGTTTAGGCGTCCAGATGAAGTTGGTTTGGCTTATGAAGATGTTTTCTTTCCTTCACAGGACGGGGTTCCTCTCGAAGGATGGTTTATTCCTGCAAAAtccaataaaataatcatttgTAATCATTTCATGCCTGGAAATCGTTACGGTTATGCAGGGCATTTGGAAGGGTTCCAAAATTTTGGCGGTTTCGAAGTGAACTTTCTTCCTCAATATAAGGCACTTCATGATGCAGGCTACAATATATTGGCGTATGATTTAAGAAATCATGGTCTTAGTGGTCAAGGAAACGGCGGTAATGTTGCAATTGGTCTCAGAGAATATCGTGATGTCATTGGATCTTTGCAATATGTCAATTCAAGAGCTGATACTAAAGACATGGTCAAAGGGTTGCTCAGTGTCTGTTTAGGTTGTAATGCCACGATTGTTGCAATGGATAAGAATCCAGAGTATTTTAAGGACATTAAAGCGATGATTGCACTTCaaccaatttctttgaagtattttattgaaaaggCTGCGGAAAACCAGAATTTGAAGGTTGAAGAAGCAACAAAATACTTTGCTGAGAGTCTTCGTAACGTTAATGGGTTTATTCTTGAAGAGCTTTCGCCAACGCCATACGCAAAGAGTGTAACTGTTCCCACCAAAGTGTTCCAAGTGCGCAATGATTACCGTACCAATGTTGCAGATGTACAAGAAATCTATGATACATTGCTGTCTAAACAAAAGGAGCTTTACTGGATTGAAGGAACAGATGAAAGATTTGAGGGATACAACTTTTTATCCAGAAATCCTCAACATATGATTGAGTGGTTTGAGAAATATGTTTAAACCTAGTCATTATTATGCTATGCACTAAGCGATGCTTCTTGTAGTTTATATTTTACTGATATATGAAGGAATATACTGTTTTaagataaaaattttcagcGTCtattatatcaatattgaacaaCTTGTTGTCGATGGAATAAACTTGTATCATGATCATAACGGGAATTCTTCTTATTTGTACgttgatgattttgtaTAAACAAGCTACAATTATGCTCTTAGTCAAAGTAAAACgtaatattataaataggatctttaaatctttgattttTATGTAATACTATTGATAAAAGGATCCGCATTGTAATTAAGATGTGCTAAGAATTCTTCAAACGTATAATCAAGTCCGAGATCAGCGGTATTCCAAAACTCATCAATCAGCATTACATCCCCTACTGACTTATTAGTGTTCGTATCAATGGTCGAATAAGTGCTATTTTGCATCATTTCTGGATATttgtttttgaaataatccaaaattatttttactGTgaaacaaagaagaaaacaatgGAAATACTTAACAGAAAGCCGAACGGTTGTTCCATAGAACTGTTCAATTACGCAAAGAAAGTTCTTAAgacattcttctttattttcatgtACTATTTTAGTCCAAAATGCAGCAGCTACAGAAGAAGGCCTAAAAGTTTTCGCAGCTTTGTATAATGACACTTCACCATTTAAGATCCTAAGCAAAAACCCACTAAGTACACACATCACCGTTTTCATCGGATTCCAAATTTGTGGACCAAGTAAGGTTTCAAATTCAGGACAGACCACAATGGATGCGTCTTCTGCAAATTGAAACGAAACACCAAATATAGtgaagatattttcaacaGCATGGTATAGGTACTTTTCCTTGGCTTCTCCTGTGGCtgataaatataacaaATACTGTAGAGTGAGAAGGTTATGTGAGATCATCATACGAAGCATGATTTCATAAGCCGCTTCAGCCAGTTCTGCAATCAGACCCCtcgaattatataatatttcaaacgGACGTATTCGTTTGTTCaacaaatcatcaaattctgataataattcctCTACTTCCGCTATCATTGTAAGATCGTTCCCATGATTAAGAATTTTCACAGTTTTCCTCAACAAGCGGGCAGTCGTACACTTAATATTGAACGAATTAGCTATTGTCTCATTTGATGACCAGAATTCATTACTCAAAAGGTCCCTGAATGGTTCTTTAGTGTCACTCCCATTATCTTGTACTAGCAACGGCATTCCGAATTCGAACGCTTGCAAAGAATCAAGGTATAAAAGAGATGCCCATGTTTTTCTCCACAAGTGAATATCGCTATTGTCAATAGTAAGCACCGCTAACGTACTAGGGTCTTTATGTAAGCCATGAAACCTTGCCATTTGTGCAGCAATTGCAACTAGAATATTCGACCCTGATGTCTTATCTTCATTCTCAGGACAATGCATTCTATAAACCTTGAGAAACAATACAGCTTGGATTTTTCTGAAGTCTATCTTTTCATATCCGCGAGACCCTAAAATAAGGTGCTGGGCATAATCCACATAATaagaagatatatttgcGTTCGTATTCTCTATTAGCTGTAACAAATCACTATCGGGCCCGCCCAGATAAGTATTCtgatttttctttaacGGTATAGTTAAATATGCAAATCGTAACACGATGAAAAGAATGGCAATTGTTGAGCCTCTATAACAGAGATCATCATGATCtattgtttctttattctta
The nucleotide sequence above comes from Debaryomyces hansenii CBS767 chromosome A complete sequence. Encoded proteins:
- a CDS encoding DEHA2D12716p (highly similar to uniprot|P02309 Saccharomyces cerevisiae YNL030W HHF2 histone H4 protein and highly similar to uniprot|P02309 Saccharomyces cerevisiae YBR009C HHF1 histone H4 protein), translating into MSGRGKGGKGLGKGGAKRHRKILRDNIQGITKPAIRRLARRGGVKRISGLIYEEVRGVLKTFLENVIRDAVTYTEHAKRKTVTSLDVVYALKRQGRTLYGFGG
- a CDS encoding DEHA2D12804p (no similarity), whose amino-acid sequence is MLHSTPTTTPSDGNRVRKSRTRIPTSCSTCRSKKIKCDKKRPTCSNCLSKDGENSCKYETQPWSKGTRTAEAAIERLQEEIMGLKDTIRSLESTIEIQRRESENASIGSTDTSPPSVFDADETIRGKQHENRDILDLSKFSHRYCIKNLKVLYFGPTSHMFLLLNDRYSVDVFSDYLKEQSQKFKLKSTSLEIQNDADFSQNCPTVDDCTKVDTIAPDEPLVLPALPSLRIVNGLIQRFFRLCYIFAPIIDERIFMNEVGQIFKNKETIDHDDLCYRGSTIAILFIVLRFAYLTIPLKKNQNTYSGGPDSDLLQLIENTNANISSYYVDYAQHLILGSRGYEKIDFRKIQAVLFLKVYRMHCPENEDKTSGSNILVAIAAQMARFHGLHKDPSTLAVLTIDNSDIHLWRKTWASLLYLDSLQAFEFGMPLLVQDNGSDTKEPFRDLLSNEFWSSNETIANSFNIKCTTARLLRKTVKILNHGNDLTMIAEVEELLSEFDDLLNKRIRPFEILYNSRGSIAESAEAAYEIMLRMMISHNLLTLQYLLYLSATGEAKEKYLYHAVENIFTIFGVSFQFAEDASIVVCPEFETLLGPQIWNPMKTVMCVLSGFLLRILNGEVSLYKAAKTFRPSSVAAAFWTKIVHENKEECLKNFLCVIEQFYGTTVRLSVKYFHCFLLCFTVKIILDYFKNKYPEMMQNSTYSTIDTNTNKSVGDVMSIDEFWNTADLGLDYTFEEFLAHLNYNADPFINSIT
- a CDS encoding DEHA2D12782p (similar to uniprot|Q92238 Gibberella fujikuroi Gibberellin biosynthesis-related), which gives rise to MAATWNESDKEKMNPLVEFFNKGLRSPVFRRPDEVGLAYEDVFFPSQDGVPLEGWFIPAKSNKIIICNHFMPGNRYGYAGHLEGFQNFGGFEVNFLPQYKALHDAGYNILAYDLRNHGLSGQGNGGNVAIGLREYRDVIGSLQYVNSRADTKDMVKGLLSVCLGCNATIVAMDKNPEYFKDIKAMIALQPISLKYFIEKAAENQNLKVEEATKYFAESLRNVNGFILEELSPTPYAKSVTVPTKVFQVRNDYRTNVADVQEIYDTLSSKQKELYWIEGTDERFEGYNFLSRNPQHMIEWFEKYV
- a CDS encoding DEHA2D12694p (highly similar to uniprot|P61830 Saccharomyces cerevisiae YNL031C HHT2 histone H3 protein and highly similar to uniprot|P61830 Saccharomyces cerevisiae YBR010W HHT1 histone H3 protein), whose product is MARTKQTARKSTGGKAPRKQLASKAARKSAPSTGGVKKPHRYKPGTVALREIRRFQKSTELLIRKLPFQRLVREIAQDFKTDLRFQSSAIGALQESVEAYLVSLFEDTNLCAIHAKRVTIQKKDIQLARRLRGERS
- a CDS encoding DEHA2D12760p (similar to uniprot|P00950 Saccharomyces cerevisiae YKL152C GPM1 Tetrameric phosphoglycerate mutase of the glycolytic pathway), whose translation is MAVHKLIILRHGESEWNHENRFCGWIDIPLSEKGRDEAKFAGHLIQKYNLKPTITYTSKLTRSIQTGDIILEELGRLWCDVVKTWRLNERHYGAFQGRDKNEVYRELGAEKYQYIRRNYNGTPPPMETQYKDDCIDERYEVDDVDIADLPRGESLKLVMERVIPYLRKEIVEGSLIGDNKTVLVVTHGSIVRSVIKYFKGVSDADISKINVPTGVPMVFELDDDCNMVKDYYYLDPELAKKGIEKVSNEGTKK
- a CDS encoding DEHA2D12738p (similar to CA2856|IPF7062 Candida albicans IPF7062) codes for the protein MITTKTDTHIKIRVVHTPGMPPSKIRDKEYTWEEVKEIVGENRLEKFARSLQQTENYHSFKAQLQKNHTTIFKHLLSNELKWYDPKENGGMSWDEVIRNAVPDNQIVISPASYKLFTHKDDLKIVPNHFPYYFEDDVMHMCVWTKLRIEPDETSPIGDISPATREIIEKYVCKTFVDGMGIDRKNIVWFKNWEALQSVKTISHLHVLVKGMTETQVESVLYQPGEVLTRAI
- a CDS encoding DEHA2D12672p (some similarities with CA5851|CaKIN2 Candida albicans KIN2), whose protein sequence is MNEASRDLVSQHPLYLAMSKCVEDELEMYDYRDFYQGWGVMTVDYRILIQEIFKVDNQEAAGFVPSVESQYSRFLALLELGYPQHVKRLFKLILSLPMCEYEIDNMNNFSSSGSKGSSNHYIKQFPYFRCSNNYLIEMGDDEVVITIRELFLRMEDKHLSNALTGFAFHEYELIPLEGALEGPFRDAFITYLIRPICKMLKIALDIVTKVETERPATWHRPLPLIVDFMCRTDIVISKGSLVYCVTEVKKYPLLPDYNGKPLDGIRSIFSDQKEIMKQLICEMLYFKTDKGILTDSYVVVFVELDLDSFERNVHNSRPVKMGNESKKIVPIKYSIRNCHSAKPTLRESLLAYIYKSVEEDSKMIIKQERVRRLEEHLKLSGEALTDAILSEESSNSSEGSGSRPSTRGTNMSVFESISEETEQEKEREADEMPIDVPKNSTYVLMQNSDVFNAQLVKLEAICFKRFLLESIDDNATLVAKVYDPRMVNRYEFKGYSFEEKKDVCYEWYRTERVCYSILSKDPEFNSCYVRQRMGQVMITMDKSYVAKGHFNLFRYIEKAPLPKDRETYEKARKQLEVIHRNGIVHRDIKEDNILCTKEGQVYIIDFALSRPNVNIYDSGSEQQDFNALERVFA